In Sphingomonas crocodyli, one genomic interval encodes:
- a CDS encoding MucR family transcriptional regulator translates to MADSDLIDITARIVIAHLEHNAVPSSAIPSFIEDVHQSVISMTDSHAGAVRPEPAISIKKSAQPDHIVCLECGGKQKVLKTHLMMAHNMTADEYRARWNLPAHYKMTAADYGKMRQAIAKKHGLGKRK, encoded by the coding sequence ATGGCCGATAGCGATCTCATCGATATCACGGCGAGGATTGTCATCGCACACCTCGAACATAATGCCGTACCATCCAGCGCTATTCCTTCATTCATCGAGGACGTGCACCAGTCTGTGATTTCCATGACGGATTCGCATGCCGGTGCGGTCCGCCCAGAGCCCGCTATATCGATCAAGAAGTCTGCGCAGCCTGACCACATCGTCTGCCTCGAATGCGGCGGCAAGCAGAAGGTGCTGAAGACACATCTCATGATGGCGCACAATATGACCGCAGACGAATATCGCGCACGTTGGAACCTGCCAGCGCACTATAAAATGACAGCTGCCGACTACGGAAAGATGCGTCAAGCGATAGCCAAAAAGCATGGTCTGGGAAAACGCAAA